The Hymenobacter sp. DG25A nucleotide sequence AGGTCTAGGAGTTTATACAGATGGTTAAACAAGAAGTGCCCGCTCTTAAGGTAGAGCGGGCACTTCTTTATGCAGTGAAATAAGGTAAGGCAGAGCTTTTACTGCGTATTGACCACGTATTCAAAGTCTTCTTTCAGCTTGGCATCGTTTATAAACACCTTAACTGACTGAGGGGAATCGGTTTTTACAAATGGAATAACGCGTTGGCTTTTATACAAGTCACGGTTCCAGAAGCGCCCTTCCCCTGCGGGCAGCGAAGGAATGTTCAGCAGCTCCTTACCGTCTTTGTCCTTCGCTATTACGCTCAGATAGGCGGGGTCGGCGTTCTGAGAACCCCGGCGGTACATGGTAATAGACAGCTGGCCCCCGGCCGGAATGCTGTTCAGCTTACGCTGGTAAGTGCTGTCTGCCCAGCTGTTCATCTTCTTCAGCTCGTTTACCTCCGTCAGCAATTCGGAGTAGGGGCGGTAAACCAGCCGCGTAACGCTGGCCGATACTTCCGCATCTTCGTCGGTGTTCTTGGTTACGTTCAAAACGTAGGGGCATTCCGAGTCCTTCTTCGGAACCATATACCGCTTGCGCTCTGATTTTACCTGCGCCGAAGCGGCCAAGGTGCTAAAGAGGAAGAGAGCGAGAAAAAGTTGTCTCATGTGGCAGATTTAAGTAAAATCTTATGCAGTTATTCCAAGGGGATAACAAAGTTACTGAGAAAATTCAGGGTAAAGATAATTTTTGATGCTTTTCCCAGAATCGAAACTGATGAAAATGCTTCTTGGCTTAATTCAAAAATAAGATTCCGACGGGCTAAATGGAAAGAATGGTACTCCCTGACCCTTGCTGGCATCAACCGACAATAAGCGCACCGTAGACTTAGGCGCCATCTTTCTTTGGTACCTTTGTGTGGCGACTTATGGGCATGTAGCCCTCGTCAGCTAATATCTCGAATGAATATACTTTTCCTGACTCCCTACCCACACGGGAAAGCACCATCCCAGCGGTTTCGGTTTGAACAATATTTACCCTTGCTCACGGCAGCCGGGCACACGTATTCGCTGGCTTCCTTTGTCTCGGAGAAAACCTGGGGTATTCTCTATAAGCCGGGGCATACGCTGGCCAAGGCCATGGGTATTCTGGGAGGCTTTGCTTCCCGCTTTGGTCAACTCTTCTCTTTGTCCGGCTACGATTACGTCTTTATTCACCGGGAGGCATCACCTATTGGTCCGCCGGTTTTTGAATGGCTGATTGCCAACGTTTTCCGGAAGAAGATTATCTATGACTTTGATGACGCCATCTGGATTCCAAATACCTCGGAGGCCAATAAGATAGTGGCCGGCATCAAATGGCATGATAAAGTAGGCAGTATCAGCCGTTGGGCCTACAAAGTAAGCTGCGGCAATGCCTATCTGCGCAATTTCGCGGCCCGGTACAACCCGCAGGCCTACATCAATCCTACTACCATTGATACCCTGCACCTGCACAACGAGGTAAAAGACCAGCAGACGGAACAAATGGTAATAGGGTGGACGGGCACGCACTCCACTATGAAATACCTGGAACAAATAATGCCGGTGCTGGCCCGGCTGGAGCAGGAGTATGCGTTTGAGTTTCGGGTTATTTCCAACCAGGAACCTGCCTTGCCGCTCAAGTCACTGCGCTTTGTGCCCTGGCGGAAAGACACGGAAATAAAGGATTTATTGAGCTTTAACATTGGCCTGATGCCTTTGGAAGACGACCCCTGGGCCAAAGGAAAATGCGCTTTTAAAGCGCTGCAGTACATGGCCCTGGGCGTACCCGCTCTGGTGTCGCCGGTAGGCATGAACACGGAAGTGGTGACGGATGGCGTAAACGGCTATATCTGCTCCACGCCCGAGCAGTGGTACCAGGCCCTCGAAAAGCTGATTAAGGATGCGCCTTTGCGCACGCGCTTTGGCGAGGCGGCCCGTACTACCATTGAAAACCGCTACTCTGTCAAATCAAACGAAGCCAATTTCCTGGCCTTATTCAGTTAAGGCTACTAACAGGAAAGGGTTATTAAATGAAAAGGGATGCCTGCACCATGGTGCAGGCATCCCTTTTTTAGTAGATAGATAAGCCAAAAGCTTAACCCTTGGAAAAGCAAAAGGCCCCTCAGATTGCTCTGAGGGGCCTTTGCGGTCCGGACGGGACTCGAACCCGCGACCTCCGCCGTGACAGGGCGGCATTCTAACCGACTGAACTACCGAACCGTTTTACTTACCGGAAGACCGTGTGTTTTCCGTTATTGTGATGCAAATGTAGAGGGCCTTTCCCGACTACACAACTCCGGAGCTAAAAAAACCGCAAAATAAATGCCGGGAAGCACTCTAATGGCTGTTTATCAGGCACAAAAATTTTAGCCGTGGCCCGCGCAATTCCCTGCAAATGGGGCGCGGCTCTTCTCCGTTGCTTCACTTACCTTTGCTTCCCTTCTTAAAAAGACTACCCAACCCAGACGTTTCCCTTCTTCGGCCAATGCTCCTCGATTTCGAACAACCCATCGCCGCCCTCGAAGGCAAGCTCCGCGAAATGCAACAACTGGCGCACGACAGCCAGGTAGATGTATCCGAAGCGGTAGCCGCTCTCGAAGCCAAAATAAAAGCCCTCAAAAAGGAGACCTACGCTAACCTCACCCGCTGGCAGCGCGTGCAGCTCTCCCGCCACCCCGACCGCCCCTACACGCTCGATTACATTGAAGGCATGACGTCCAACTTTGTGGAGCTGCACGGCGACCGGACCGTAGGCGACGACAAAGCCATGGTGGGCGGCTTTGCTGAGCTGGGTGGCCGTACCGTAATGGTGATTGGGCAGCAGAAAGGACGCAACACCAAGCAGCGCCAGTTCCGCAACTTTGGCATGCCCAACCCCGAGGGCTACCGCAAGGCCCTGCGCCTGATGAAGCTGGCCGAGAAATTCAATAAGCCCATTATCACCCTGATTGATACGCCCGGCGCATTTCCCGGCCTGGAAGCCGAGGAGCGGGGGCAGGGCGAAGCCATTGCTCGCAACCTGAAGGAGATGTTTCTGCTGAAGGTGCCCGTTATCTGCATCATCATTGGGGAAGGCGCTTCCGGTGGGGCCCTGGGTATTGCAATCGGCGACCGGGTTCTGATGCTGGAAAATACCTGGTACTCGGTGATTTCGCCGGAGTCCTGCTCCAGCATTCTGTGGCGCTCCTGGAATTACAAGGAACAGGCGGCGGAAGCCCTGAAGCTGACGGCTACCGATATGCTGCAGGCCAAACTGGTAGACGGCATCGTGAAAGAACCCCTCGGCGGCGCCCACACCGACGCTAAACGAATGGTGGATACCTTAAAAAAGACCCTTCTTAAAACCCTGGACGAACTGGAAGCGCTACCCTATGATGAACGCATCAGCCAGCGCATCGACAAGTTCTCCGCCATGGGCGTAGTAGTGGAGTAAGTATCATTGGAGGGGAGACGCTGGCGGAAAAGCCGCGTCTCCCCTCGTTTTTCACCTGTAGCATGACAATTCATCCGCTCGATACCGGCCTGTTTAAGCTAGATGGTGGCGCCATGTTTGGCGTGGTTCCCAAATCCATGTGGCAGAAGCTGAACCCGCCCGATGCCAACAACATGTGCACCTGGGCCATGCGCTGCCTGCTGGTAGAGGATGGCGACCGGCTGGTGCTGGTGGATAATGGCATTGGCGACAAGCAGGATGAGAAGTTCCGCGGGCATTTTTACCTGCACGGCGAGGGCTCCCTGGAAAAATCACTCCGTCAGCTGGGCTACACTTCCTCCGATATAACGGATGTGTTTCTGACGCACCTGCACTTCGACCATTGTGGCGGCTCCGTAATCCGCACGGCGGAGAATAAGCTGGAAGTAGCCTTTCGCAACGCTACGTATTGGTCGAATGAGGCGCATTGGGAGTGGGCCGTGCACCCCAATGCCCGCGAGAAGGCCAGCTTCCTGACGGAAAACATTCTGCCCATTCAGGAAAGTGGCCAGCTGAAGTTTATCCAGCCCCGATCCGGGGTGCCGGAGCCGCTGTCCGTATTCCGGGAAATCATTTTTGCCGATGGGCATACGGAAAAGATGATGGTGCCTTTGCTGAAGTACAAAGGCCGCACCGTAGCGTTCATGGCCGATTTGCTGCCCAGCGCCGGCCACATCCCCTTGCCGTATGTCATGGCCTATGATGTGCGCCCGTTACTAACGCTGGATGAAAAAGAGCGGGTGCTACGCCGGGCTGCCGATGAGAATTGGGTGCTGGTATTGGAGCACGATGCTACGGTGGAATGCTGCACCGTACAGCACACCGATAAGGGAATACGCCTGGCGGAAACCTTCCGCTTCGCTGATTTATAAACCGCCTTTAGAACCCAGGAAATGCCACAGCACATAGCCATAGCATTATCCGGGGGCGGGGCGCGCGGCATTGCGCATTTAGGCGTGCTGGCCGCGCTGGATGAGCTGAAAATACCCATTGGTAGGCTGGCGGGCGTGAGCTCCGGGGCCATTGCGGCCGCCTTCTACGCGGCGGGCTACCCGCCCGCGGATATTTTGCGCATGCTCACCAGCACCAACGTGGCCCGCCTGATGCGGCCCGCGTTCAGCAGCTTCGGGTTGCTGCACATGGATGCCGTGGAGCAGCTTTTTGTGCGCTATTTAGGCCCGGGCTGCACTTTTGCCGACCTCCATTGCCCCCTCACCCTGGTGGCTACTGATTTACGCGAAGGTATTTCCATCTTTTATGATCAGGGGCTCTTAATCCCGCCGTTGCTGGCTTCCTCGGCGGTGCCTATTGTATACCGCCCAGTGGAGTTTGAGGGGCGCCAGCTGGTTGATGGTGGTTTGTTGAATAACCTGCCGGTGGAACCCTTGCTGGGGCATGGTGCCCCGGTGGTGGGCGTGCATTGCAACCCCGTAAACCACACCGCCCGCATTACCACGTTCCGCCGCCTGGTAGAGCGTACGCTCCATCTGGCTATCAATGCCAATACGGCCGCCAGTCAGCAGCTCTGCCAGCTGTTGATTGAGCCCCCGGAGCTGCATCATTACCGGCCGCTCAGCTACCGCCTGGCGCCCGAGTTATATTCTATTGGGTATCGGTACACGCTGCAGCTGGAAAAGGAGCTTCGGGCATTGCTGGAGGAATAAGCCGCTGATGGGCCAGCCGGGAAATGGGGAGCCCATAAAAATCCTCTATTTTTACCCTTAACTCTCTCTGTGTCCTTCCACCCCCATGCCCAAACCCGCCAACACGCCCACCTTTTGGTATCTGTTTTCTAAATTCTGGTTCTGGCTTAATGGTTGGAAGCTGGCGTCGGTGGTGCCCCCGGATATCCGCAAGGCCATTATGATAGCGGCCCCGCATACCAGCAACTGGGACCTGCTGTATGCCCGCGCGGCGTTTTTCCTGATGGGGGTGCCCGTCCGCTTCACGGTAAAAAAAGAATGGGTTGATAACCCGATAGTTGGCGGGCTGATGAAGTCCCTGGGTGCCCTGGCCGTAGACCGCAGCCGCAACAACAGCCTCGTAGATGGCATGATTCAGCTGTTTAATGAGCGGGAAGAACTCGTAATTC carries:
- a CDS encoding glycosyltransferase family 4 protein; translated protein: MNILFLTPYPHGKAPSQRFRFEQYLPLLTAAGHTYSLASFVSEKTWGILYKPGHTLAKAMGILGGFASRFGQLFSLSGYDYVFIHREASPIGPPVFEWLIANVFRKKIIYDFDDAIWIPNTSEANKIVAGIKWHDKVGSISRWAYKVSCGNAYLRNFAARYNPQAYINPTTIDTLHLHNEVKDQQTEQMVIGWTGTHSTMKYLEQIMPVLARLEQEYAFEFRVISNQEPALPLKSLRFVPWRKDTEIKDLLSFNIGLMPLEDDPWAKGKCAFKALQYMALGVPALVSPVGMNTEVVTDGVNGYICSTPEQWYQALEKLIKDAPLRTRFGEAARTTIENRYSVKSNEANFLALFS
- a CDS encoding acetyl-CoA carboxylase carboxyltransferase subunit alpha — its product is MLLDFEQPIAALEGKLREMQQLAHDSQVDVSEAVAALEAKIKALKKETYANLTRWQRVQLSRHPDRPYTLDYIEGMTSNFVELHGDRTVGDDKAMVGGFAELGGRTVMVIGQQKGRNTKQRQFRNFGMPNPEGYRKALRLMKLAEKFNKPIITLIDTPGAFPGLEAEERGQGEAIARNLKEMFLLKVPVICIIIGEGASGGALGIAIGDRVLMLENTWYSVISPESCSSILWRSWNYKEQAAEALKLTATDMLQAKLVDGIVKEPLGGAHTDAKRMVDTLKKTLLKTLDELEALPYDERISQRIDKFSAMGVVVE
- a CDS encoding MBL fold metallo-hydrolase, whose translation is MTIHPLDTGLFKLDGGAMFGVVPKSMWQKLNPPDANNMCTWAMRCLLVEDGDRLVLVDNGIGDKQDEKFRGHFYLHGEGSLEKSLRQLGYTSSDITDVFLTHLHFDHCGGSVIRTAENKLEVAFRNATYWSNEAHWEWAVHPNAREKASFLTENILPIQESGQLKFIQPRSGVPEPLSVFREIIFADGHTEKMMVPLLKYKGRTVAFMADLLPSAGHIPLPYVMAYDVRPLLTLDEKERVLRRAADENWVLVLEHDATVECCTVQHTDKGIRLAETFRFADL
- a CDS encoding patatin-like phospholipase family protein produces the protein MPQHIAIALSGGGARGIAHLGVLAALDELKIPIGRLAGVSSGAIAAAFYAAGYPPADILRMLTSTNVARLMRPAFSSFGLLHMDAVEQLFVRYLGPGCTFADLHCPLTLVATDLREGISIFYDQGLLIPPLLASSAVPIVYRPVEFEGRQLVDGGLLNNLPVEPLLGHGAPVVGVHCNPVNHTARITTFRRLVERTLHLAINANTAASQQLCQLLIEPPELHHYRPLSYRLAPELYSIGYRYTLQLEKELRALLEE
- a CDS encoding 1-acyl-sn-glycerol-3-phosphate acyltransferase; the encoded protein is MPKPANTPTFWYLFSKFWFWLNGWKLASVVPPDIRKAIMIAAPHTSNWDLLYARAAFFLMGVPVRFTVKKEWVDNPIVGGLMKSLGALAVDRSRNNSLVDGMIQLFNEREELVILITPEGTRSYQPKWRKGFYFVSQGAHVPILLGFLDYKNKEAGVGPAVYPTGDYEADLEKIKAFYRTKTGRFPELGVR